GATACAATTTCACAATATGGCCGATTGCCCCAGTGGAAGCTGCAGGGTACGAGTTCTCACCCGAGAACAAAAACGCCAGGAGTTCGCATACGACCCCGCGGGTCCCCAGGAAACCTGGCAAGACTTCAAGTGGAGAATACTCAACTTCACTCAGGAATACATTGAGCATAATTGGGACCTTCCATTTGTTGAAGAGGGATTGCACGACCTATGGGACGAGCTCATCCACGTAGCAAAAAGACACCCTGCTGACAGCGCTGAACATGACCGACTTATTACATTGATCCTAGAGGTTCGAGAGTGGGGGACCGTCACGCGCAAGAAAAAAGGCGCCTCTGCCGATGAGGAGCCGGAACAGGTGATCTTGCCCAATGGACAGCGTTTGTGGGTTGATATCCCTTACCTTGTTCAGGAGTTTCAGGATGCTTGGATGAAGGAGTCCATGGGATATACGGCAGCGCAGCGGGAGGGTCTGGCAGCGCTTACGGCTAGACTGTGTGCTGTTGGAGTTTATCCTTCTGAGCTTAGTTGTTGTGCACTGTGGTTGTTCAAGGAGACATTTGAAACGGAGAGGCCCTTGATCCGGGTCGAGGGAGAGGGGAATGCAACCAATGCTTGTGTCCCCGTTGTTGAGCTTCTGCCCGCATGTCATGCGTGGTTGAAGTACAACAGCTTCAAGCTTGCGATGTTCACAGCGACAAACCATGACTACCCTCCTCCGTCTACGGGTGATAGCGTCCAAGCTTCAACTGCACCGGGAGACCTTGTCCCCAAATCCGAGTTTCCGTGCAGCGGCTTCAGCATTCCCAGATGGGTGTTCTGGAGGAGACGCTACAAACACTTTCATCATTGTGGAAACGAACAGATCGCCAAGCTAGCCCGGGCTTGCTTTGAAGAGGCGATGTTCAGAGGGACGAGGATAGGTATTGAGCTCCCTGGCGAGAAATATTTCTAACTAGGATCTTTGAGGCTCTTGATGCGGAGATGATCACACGAGGAAGGCAAAGTGTGGAACCTCAGGATATTGAGATTGACATGGATTGGGCCGAGGAGAATTAAGTTGCGAGCGCCTTTCCATGacttctttctatattcaCGTGATCTATGCAAACGCTGATTTACTGGTGGCACTGACTGTCATTCCCGTTATTGAGGTTCTACTGTTTTTCTGTCGTAATACAATGTGTCCACTGGCTTACTTCACCGGGCGTTTGTCTCTCAtcaattctttttcttactaCTTCTTGATATATGCTCATGACTCATACTCTTGAGTCGTTCTCCAACTGCTTCGTACGACTACCACTTAAACTGTTTGGGTTAGACGAGGTAGTTAACAGATATCTATATTGATAACTGTCTCCTCTCAGTTAAGTAGTATCTCTTAAGGAAGTCCTCTGCATACATTCCACGACGCAATATGAGCGGCGTATATATCCCTTGGCTCAGTGGATACCTGGCTTGGCGTGACACAGAGCCAGAGAATCAATAGCAGCCCCATTGCTTATCTGATACTGATGTAGACTCCATTGGTGCCCGGCTTTGTTCATCGGGTTCGAGCCCGTGCTGGAGGTTTAGCAGGACCACTTGCACGTGGCAAGGTGCCCGGTTCAATTGATAAAGAATATCCCCGCATTGTGAGCAAGGGATTGCCCGGCCAGTGCTCAGTGGCCCCAATGACGccacaaagaagacaaggtATGGAATATATCCCTTACGAGTTCCAACATTGGGAACCATGGACATTTGCCAGGGGCCGGTATATTATATGATTACCGCTACATCCCCAGCTTTACTGGTATATGACCAACTGGACAGTCCTGAGGAAACGTCCTTCTCTCGCATTTAGGTTTCGGAAATACCTCTTACGAAGCCAGGGCTATTGACAATAAACCTTAAGGTACATTGGCGAAGCTGTACGCCGTAGATCACATTCTCAGGTTGGGAGCATTGCGTGCGTCTGGCGCATCTGATTGGTTTATAATGTGATCAGCATGAGAACACATACCGAGCGACATCAGGGATGCCTTGTATTCATTCACCTCGGGACAAGTTTTGGGACATATGTCCTGTTCTGCACATGATTATACTGCTGTTTTCAAAGTGAAACGCGAATACCACAACATCAATGATTGAATGTCCCGTGAGCGGAATTGATGATCGGTTCCATCCGATTGGCCCCAACATGGGTGGCTTGACAGGCACGTGATGTATCGGTCTTGAACCAATACAAGAGGACTACTATTGATAGTCTGATATTCATTACTTTATATACGACTACGTATCTTCTCTGGACCTTTCCTGGACCAACGCACCATTGGCGGGGAATAATTCCCTCGTTTATATGTCTTACACGGACAGTCTCACGCTCCGACTGAATTGGGGTGTCGCACCAGGCATGAACCCTGCACTAccaaatatattaatagatgTGGATAGTGAGATCCTGTTCATTAGATTAGCGCCGTGATACCCGAAAAGGAAAGTCCTGCGCCATCGATAGGGATGGATGGCATGTGCACTTTCGCCTAGAACACTGTCGGTTGACTCCAGCCACACCTCATGAAACGAATGGACTACAGTAGTGCAAGTTATGTTAATGACGGTGtgttcattcattcataacgggggaagagaaagcgaaTGAAACTGTCATTAGGCAACACCATTCTGATCCAATCATGACTCAGGGGCAGTGGAGATCAGTTGGGTCGTTGCTGACAATGATTGGGCCTTGGCAGTGGAGTCCCAGCCTTAAGGGGCTGCTCGGGTTGTTCTAGTGGCCAATAAGTAGCGCTTGGCAATCTTCATGGTATGTTGAGGATGTAAGTACTGTAAGTAAGtagtatgtacggagtaactAGTCATGCCCATCTCAGCCACACCAGGGCCTCACCGATGAACAAGAAGTCGATGCGTTGTTGCCCATGGTTCGCGGTCCACATTGCAAGTGCAACGGCTAGGCGCCAGCATTCCCTGACAAGATGATACTTGACGTACTGAGTAACAAAGGGTCAGAGCCAAGGCTCCGTCGTACAAGGGGGACTGCCAATCCACCCAATAATTTAGTTGTCAATGAAAAGTCCATCGCCAGACCCAATCGTGCTGGCGGAGGTGGACCCCAGGCGTCAATTGCAGGGCCAAGAGAACCGATGCGTCTACCAGCAGGGCTGAAATCACCGCTATTAGTTCTGCCTGTTTGTCTGCTCCCCGGGCCTTATAAGTTTACTGTTACTTAAGACTTAAAACCTCCTGACCCGTTGCTTTTCCCcatactctctctctctttctttttatttacgTTAGTTTGACCTCCGTTGCCTCCGTCTCCCTACGTGATACCACCGTCGTTCCCTCCCTAGATACAATATGTCCTACCAGCAGCCTTACCAGCAGCCACCTCCTCCCCAGGGATAGTAAGTATTTGGTTCTCCTAATTTTCTCATTGCCGTTTCATCTGTTTTTGTTATTTGGCGACACCGCTAACACATCGCATAGCTACCCTCCCCCGGGCGGCCAATatcctcctccccagcccatGCAGTACCAGCAACCCCCACcccaggaggagaagaaggaccgTGGTTGTCTGACCGCCTGGTAAGGATGATCGACCGGTATCCgtgaagataaagaaagaaaagctgaCGGCGACAGTTTGATGGCCATGTGCTGTTGTTTCCTGTGTGAGGAGACCTGCGAATGCTGTATTGAGTGTGTCGAGTGCTTGTGTTGTGGGTGTTAGCGATGGAATCTGGTTTTTAATTGTcattcttttgttttcttacGCGAATATTTTCGACGTGATGGTTTGATGTTTACCTTCTTAATGCTCTGCAGCTTTCTTTATTTACCTATACATTTCCATGTTACCAATATATTGATCATGTGACTTTCGACTGGGTCCTTTTCTCTGGCATGACTAATCGCAGATCCCTTCCGTTTGATGAAACAGTGGTCAGCACAGTTCGCGATCCTTTCGAAATCCTGTCTTCGCTATTGCAACTgccttcttcgtccttgTCTCAGCCGATCACAATCCTTTCGACCAGAATTTGGTACCGGTGGACGCGCTATGTATTACAAGAGGTACTCGTTGAAGGGCATGGGTCACGGCGACGGGTCAAATACGGGATAGTGTTGAATGCAGACGAATCCAGTGCGCCTCTCGGTCAAACATCGGTTACAGATTCTCGACGATGCGGCCCGGCAGGTTCTCATCGGTATCGCTGCACTCGGTCGAGAGGACACGCAAATCGCTCTGTTTGAAGCGCGATAGCCAGCCCATCGCGCCTTTGTCTATCTATGTTGGAAGCTGGTTTCGGCTGTCGCATTCTGCTTCTCCCTCATATCGTGGTATTTTCCATGGTATTGTAGATTCGCACCATGGACTCGGCCAAGAGCAGGATGACTCGACTCGTCAATTTCTATCTCATTGCGCGATGCGTTGCTCTTCACTATCAGGATGATGCTTCGAGATTGTGCAAACCGATGGAGTGCTGCATTCACAACCTTCCTGTCGATCATCGCCGTTGAGCTATTATCCCCGATGTGTGGTAAGCGCTGTGACGAACACGGCTTATATTCAAGCGCGCCGTAGACAATTCATAATATGTCATTACTAGGTCTCGCATATGAC
This window of the Aspergillus flavus chromosome 8, complete sequence genome carries:
- a CDS encoding uncharacterized protein (expressed protein), which translates into the protein MSYQQPYQQPPPPQGYYPPPGGQYPPPQPMQYQQPPPQEEKKDRGCLTAW
- a CDS encoding uncharacterized protein (of unknown function-domain containing protein), yielding MADCPSGSCRVRVLTREQKRQEFAYDPAGPQETWQDFKWRILNFTQEYIEHNWDLPFVEEGLHDLWDELIHVAKRHPADSAEHDRLITLILEVREWGTVTRKKKGASADEEPEQVILPNGQRLWVDIPYLVQEFQDAWMKESMGYTAAQREGLAALTARLCAVGVYPSELSCCALWLFKETFETERPLIRVEGEGNATNACVPVVELLPACHAWLKYNSFKLAMFTATNHDYPPPSTGDSVQASTAPGDLVPKSEFPCSGFSIPRWVFWRRRYKHFHHCGNEQIAKLARACFEEAMFRGTRIGIELPGEKYF